One window of Microcoleus vaginatus PCC 9802 genomic DNA carries:
- the typA gene encoding translational GTPase TypA: protein MSLPIRNVAIIAHVDHGKTTLVDALLRQSGIFREGEEIPDCVMDSNDIERERGITILSKNTAVRYGETLINIVDTPGHADFGGEVERVLGMVDGCLLIVDANEGPMPQTRFVLKKALEKGLRPIVFVNKIDRERADPHKAVDKVLDLFLELGADDDQCEFPYLFGSGLSGYAKKHLEDEGLDMKPLFEEILDHVPPPVGDPNKPLQLQVTTLDYSEYVGRIVIGRIHNGTIRIGQQAVLITESGAIVKSKITKLMGFEGLKRIDIPESSAGNLVAVAGFADAYIGETITCPNDPQALPLIKVDEPTLQMTFSVNDSPFCGQEGSLVTSRQIRDRLMRELQTNVALRVEETESPDKFLVSGRGELHLGILIENMRREGYEFQVSQPQVIFREVGGRPCEPFECLVLDVPEEAVGGCIERLGQRKAEMQDMHVSSTGRTQIEFSVPARGLIGFRGEFMRLTRGAGIMNHSFLDYRPLGGEIIARRNGVLISFEEGIATTYSLKNAEDRGVFFITPGTKVYRGMIIGENNRDEDMELNICKSKQLTNHRASGGEELAQLQAPVDMSLERALEYIGQDELVEVTPKSIRLRKVSKKLVKR, encoded by the coding sequence ATGAGTCTTCCCATTCGCAACGTCGCCATCATTGCTCACGTCGATCACGGCAAAACCACCCTTGTGGACGCTCTCCTCAGACAGTCCGGGATCTTCCGCGAAGGGGAAGAAATCCCAGATTGCGTCATGGACTCCAACGACATCGAGCGCGAGCGTGGCATTACCATCCTTTCCAAAAACACCGCCGTCAGGTACGGAGAAACCCTGATCAACATCGTCGATACCCCCGGACACGCGGACTTCGGCGGAGAAGTCGAACGAGTTCTCGGCATGGTTGACGGCTGTCTGCTGATCGTAGACGCCAACGAAGGCCCGATGCCGCAAACCCGGTTCGTGCTCAAAAAAGCCCTAGAAAAAGGACTGCGCCCGATCGTCTTTGTGAATAAGATCGATCGCGAGCGAGCCGACCCCCACAAAGCCGTCGATAAAGTTTTGGATCTGTTCCTCGAACTAGGTGCTGACGACGATCAGTGCGAATTTCCCTATCTCTTCGGTTCCGGCTTAAGCGGTTACGCTAAAAAACACCTCGAAGACGAAGGGCTAGATATGAAGCCCCTCTTTGAAGAAATCCTAGACCACGTACCACCCCCAGTCGGCGACCCCAACAAGCCACTACAACTGCAAGTAACCACCTTAGATTACTCAGAATACGTCGGTCGCATCGTCATCGGCCGCATCCACAACGGCACGATTAGAATCGGTCAACAAGCAGTCTTAATCACCGAAAGCGGCGCCATTGTCAAATCAAAAATTACCAAACTGATGGGCTTTGAAGGCCTGAAGCGGATTGATATCCCAGAATCTTCTGCTGGTAATCTTGTCGCCGTTGCCGGTTTTGCTGATGCGTATATTGGCGAGACAATTACCTGTCCCAACGACCCGCAAGCGCTGCCTTTAATCAAGGTAGACGAACCGACTTTGCAGATGACTTTCTCGGTGAACGATTCGCCGTTCTGCGGTCAAGAAGGAAGTTTGGTAACATCGCGTCAAATTCGCGATCGACTAATGCGAGAACTCCAAACCAACGTCGCCTTGCGCGTCGAAGAAACCGAATCTCCCGACAAATTCCTCGTATCAGGCCGTGGCGAACTCCACCTCGGAATCCTGATCGAAAATATGCGTCGCGAAGGATACGAATTCCAAGTATCTCAACCGCAAGTAATCTTCCGCGAAGTCGGCGGTCGTCCCTGCGAACCTTTTGAATGTTTGGTGTTAGACGTACCCGAAGAAGCAGTCGGCGGCTGCATCGAACGCCTCGGTCAGCGGAAAGCAGAAATGCAAGATATGCACGTCAGCAGCACCGGTCGCACCCAAATCGAATTTTCAGTCCCCGCTCGCGGTTTGATTGGATTCCGAGGCGAGTTCATGCGCTTGACTCGCGGTGCTGGAATTATGAACCACAGCTTCCTCGACTATCGCCCCCTCGGTGGAGAAATTATCGCCCGTCGCAACGGAGTCTTGATTTCCTTTGAAGAAGGAATTGCAACTACTTATTCACTGAAAAATGCTGAAGACCGTGGCGTATTTTTCATTACCCCTGGAACTAAGGTTTACAGAGGGATGATTATCGGAGAAAACAACCGAGATGAAGACATGGAGCTGAATATTTGCAAGTCGAAGCAGTTGACAAACCACCGCGCATCTGGCGGTGAAGAATTGGCGCAATTGCAAGCACCAGTCGATATGAGTTTGGAACGCGCTTTGGAGTACATCGGCCAGGATGAATTGGTGGAAGTAACACCGAAATCAATTCGCTTGCGGAAGGTTTCTAAGAAGTTGGTGAAACGCTAA
- a CDS encoding type II toxin-antitoxin system RelE/ParE family toxin, with amino-acid sequence MEVQPREIRRYITPDGRNPFAEWLSSLRDLNAVVKIEQRLDRVRLGNLGNSKSVGEGVCELKIDFGPGYRVYFGQLGSTIVLLLCGGDKSTQEQDIRKAKEYWKEYGERENANER; translated from the coding sequence ATGGAAGTACAACCGAGGGAAATTAGACGTTATATTACCCCAGACGGTAGAAATCCTTTCGCAGAGTGGCTTAGTTCCCTGCGAGATTTGAATGCGGTAGTTAAAATTGAGCAAAGGCTTGACCGAGTTCGCTTAGGGAATTTAGGAAACAGCAAGTCTGTTGGGGAAGGAGTCTGCGAATTAAAAATTGATTTTGGGCCGGGGTATCGCGTGTACTTTGGACAATTGGGGTCAACAATAGTTCTTCTTCTGTGCGGTGGGGATAAAAGCACTCAAGAACAAGATATCCGCAAAGCTAAGGAGTATTGGAAAGAATATGGAGAACGCGAAAATGCCAACGAGCGATAG
- a CDS encoding transcriptional regulator produces MPTSDSYQGYLIEALKDKIHAAAYLTAHLEDEEPEPGLLELALSNVFEALGEPNMSAEDAKLHLEKFDPLLSQNGIATIYALASWLNALGLKLTVAVDERDKGEEKDSVGGGKLAEVGNI; encoded by the coding sequence ATGCCAACGAGCGATAGTTACCAGGGCTATCTGATAGAAGCGCTCAAGGATAAAATACACGCTGCGGCTTATCTAACAGCGCATTTGGAAGACGAAGAGCCTGAACCTGGTTTGCTGGAACTCGCACTTAGCAATGTATTTGAGGCTCTTGGCGAACCAAATATGTCTGCTGAAGATGCTAAATTGCATTTGGAAAAATTCGATCCTTTGTTGTCGCAGAATGGAATTGCGACAATTTATGCTTTGGCAAGTTGGCTGAATGCTCTGGGATTGAAGTTAACAGTTGCGGTTGATGAACGGGATAAAGGGGAAGAGAAAGATTCTGTTGGTGGTGGTAAATTGGCGGAAGTTGGTAATATTTGA
- a CDS encoding XRE family transcriptional regulator produces MGLVRLWIRELAAENGWTLTEVATRSGVHYSTLKSYARSPGMAMADIGALLKLARTFEVSIEKLLDFVKQ; encoded by the coding sequence ATGGGATTGGTGAGGTTGTGGATTCGAGAGTTGGCTGCCGAGAACGGTTGGACTCTGACAGAGGTTGCCACTCGATCGGGCGTTCACTACAGCACTCTGAAAAGTTATGCCCGATCGCCCGGTATGGCAATGGCTGACATCGGTGCTCTGCTAAAATTGGCCCGGACGTTTGAGGTCTCGATCGAAAAATTGTTGGATTTTGTCAAACAGTAA
- a CDS encoding D-alanyl-D-alanine carboxypeptidase family protein → MDNASLSRKPPQASELVADEIPEAVRDHPYLEAGQSQSKKKGLIWKLLGLAALACGVSIWLHLNFNLFPATSQAEQTQQNPAPVSSPSASVASPATNPKATAPATPENLLGHLPYPEAPAKDLVSVTPDGSVKLRTSAAAKYQEMANAAAASGIYFAPISGFRSLQDQQHVFFDVKAERRQNASKRAEVSAPPGYSEHHTGYAIDIGDGSAPEHNLSPSFENTEAFKWLEANAVAFSFEMSFPKNNRQGVSYEPWHWRFVGDKQSLETFYKAHSMKK, encoded by the coding sequence TTGGATAACGCTAGTCTGTCAAGAAAACCCCCGCAAGCCTCGGAGCTTGTCGCCGACGAAATTCCAGAAGCAGTGCGAGACCACCCATACCTAGAAGCAGGGCAGAGTCAGTCCAAGAAAAAAGGGCTGATTTGGAAACTGCTAGGGTTGGCCGCATTAGCCTGTGGGGTCAGCATCTGGCTGCACCTCAACTTTAACTTGTTCCCAGCCACCAGTCAGGCAGAGCAAACTCAACAAAACCCAGCACCGGTGAGTTCGCCGTCTGCATCGGTCGCGAGTCCAGCTACCAACCCCAAAGCCACCGCCCCCGCAACCCCAGAGAACCTGCTGGGACATTTGCCGTACCCAGAAGCACCAGCAAAAGACTTGGTAAGCGTCACCCCCGACGGTAGCGTCAAACTCCGCACCTCAGCAGCAGCAAAATATCAGGAAATGGCCAACGCCGCAGCGGCATCAGGCATCTATTTCGCTCCCATATCCGGCTTTCGCTCCCTGCAAGACCAACAGCACGTATTTTTTGACGTGAAAGCCGAACGCAGGCAAAACGCCAGCAAGCGAGCCGAAGTCAGCGCCCCACCAGGTTACAGCGAACACCACACCGGTTATGCGATCGACATCGGCGACGGCAGCGCCCCCGAACACAACCTCAGCCCCAGTTTTGAAAATACCGAAGCATTCAAGTGGTTAGAAGCCAACGCCGTCGCCTTCAGCTTTGAAATGTCCTTCCCCAAAAACAATCGCCAAGGCGTCAGTTACGAGCCTTGGCACTGGCGGTTTGTGGGCGACAAGCAAAGCCTCGAAACTTTCTACAAAGCTCATTCCATGAAAAAGTAG
- a CDS encoding pantetheine-phosphate adenylyltransferase encodes MIAIYPGSFDPITFGHADIIERGSKLFDRVIVTVVRNPSKTPLFTVEERIEQILRSTQHLPNVEVDSFEGLTVNYAKIRQAKVLLRGLRVLTDFEMELQMAHTNKTLLGEIETVFLATSNEYSFLSSSVVKEIAKFGGSVDHLVPKHVALDIYKCYASRNQLASNPIVPASALRTNHLRTQPPSEIPPEPQE; translated from the coding sequence GTGATTGCAATCTATCCAGGCAGCTTTGACCCCATTACCTTCGGTCACGCAGACATTATCGAGCGGGGATCTAAACTGTTTGACCGGGTAATTGTTACGGTAGTCAGAAACCCCAGCAAAACCCCTCTGTTCACCGTAGAGGAACGGATCGAGCAGATCCTGCGCTCTACCCAACACTTGCCAAATGTAGAAGTAGACAGTTTTGAGGGTTTGACAGTAAACTATGCTAAGATTCGACAAGCCAAAGTGCTGCTGCGGGGGCTCCGGGTATTAACAGATTTTGAAATGGAACTCCAGATGGCCCACACCAATAAAACCCTTCTGGGTGAAATTGAAACAGTTTTTTTGGCAACTTCTAACGAGTACAGCTTTTTAAGTAGTAGTGTAGTTAAAGAAATAGCCAAGTTTGGTGGCTCCGTAGATCATCTTGTTCCGAAACACGTCGCCCTAGATATTTACAAATGTTACGCCAGCAGGAACCAACTCGCATCGAACCCGATAGTACCGGCCTCGGCACTGAGAACGAATCACCTCAGAACACAGCCGCCTTCGGAGATCCCACCCGAACCGCAGGAGTAG
- a CDS encoding DivIVA domain-containing protein: MLRQQEPTRIEPDSTGLGTENESPQNTAAFGDPTRTAGVDIQRELNRLEEIVLDSPRIPLTRRTLVDEEQLLDQLDLVRLNLPIAFQEAETIIRHKDDLLQEAELYAQEVIEAAEQRAAEILNDMGLLQQAKIEADQLRQQVLLDCEAIQQATLAEVEQIRYQAQEELEEMRVRAMAECEEIQNGADDYADQVLDNIEHKLSDMLRVIRNGRDQLDSVSASHIHHNNG; encoded by the coding sequence ATGTTACGCCAGCAGGAACCAACTCGCATCGAACCCGATAGTACCGGCCTCGGCACTGAGAACGAATCACCTCAGAACACAGCCGCCTTCGGAGATCCCACCCGAACCGCAGGAGTAGACATCCAGCGGGAATTGAACAGGCTTGAGGAAATTGTTCTCGACAGCCCGCGAATTCCCCTGACCAGACGCACTCTGGTGGATGAAGAACAGTTACTCGATCAATTAGACTTGGTGAGGCTAAATTTGCCGATCGCCTTTCAGGAAGCCGAGACGATCATCCGGCACAAGGACGACTTGCTTCAAGAGGCGGAACTTTACGCTCAGGAAGTGATAGAAGCAGCAGAACAGAGAGCAGCAGAAATTTTAAACGATATGGGCCTGCTCCAGCAGGCGAAGATAGAGGCAGATCAGTTGCGCCAGCAAGTTTTGCTCGACTGCGAGGCAATTCAGCAGGCAACGCTGGCGGAAGTCGAACAAATTCGCTACCAGGCTCAAGAGGAATTGGAAGAGATGAGAGTCAGGGCGATGGCTGAATGCGAGGAAATTCAAAACGGAGCCGATGATTATGCCGACCAAGTGCTCGATAATATCGAACATAAGTTGAGCGATATGCTGCGCGTGATCCGCAACGGGCGCGACCAGTTGGATAGTGTTTCTGCGTCGCACATCCATCACAACAACGGTTAG
- a CDS encoding acyltransferase yields the protein MQKVSNRFAEFDLLRALAIVSVVITHAGFFTFRDRRILFVAIDTLQLFCVPAFLLLSGFFLTNKRENQNNPALVVKKRLSKIIPPYLFWSVALYILNNLGEIQKFDLLSLLRDILTGSVMPPYYFIVVIVQCYGWWWLLVKLRFLEPRKVLALGLTIQTIFTIFFYLTAFQYISIPLPLMERWIFSWILPFSTGLFLGDSYDKIQPVLERKKMPILGATILFYLASIWEYYLKSGVNSEAWFLRSFFKLSAQGYAILFVLSILAFSKSIALPSRVSGLVKILAAYSFPIYILDSTVVKYVLLVFYKFIDPVNPLLKLGFLVTGTLLGCWAIIYLLEKVLPKNYRQYILGI from the coding sequence ATGCAAAAAGTTTCTAATCGGTTCGCTGAATTTGATTTGCTCAGAGCTTTAGCGATCGTCAGTGTGGTGATTACTCATGCTGGGTTCTTTACATTTCGTGATCGCAGAATTTTATTTGTGGCGATCGATACATTGCAACTATTTTGCGTACCTGCATTTTTACTGTTGAGTGGTTTTTTTCTCACCAACAAACGGGAAAATCAAAATAATCCCGCACTGGTAGTCAAAAAAAGACTGTCAAAAATTATACCCCCTTATCTGTTTTGGTCAGTAGCTTTGTACATCTTAAATAATTTGGGAGAAATCCAAAAATTTGATTTACTTTCATTACTCAGAGATATCTTGACGGGTTCAGTGATGCCTCCCTATTACTTCATCGTTGTGATTGTTCAATGCTACGGCTGGTGGTGGCTTCTCGTGAAATTAAGATTTTTAGAACCCAGAAAAGTTTTGGCTTTGGGCTTAACAATTCAAACAATTTTTACAATCTTCTTCTACTTAACCGCTTTCCAATACATATCCATACCTCTACCTTTGATGGAGCGATGGATTTTCAGTTGGATTTTGCCATTTTCAACTGGCCTATTTTTGGGTGACTCGTATGACAAAATTCAACCCGTTCTCGAACGGAAAAAAATGCCAATTTTAGGGGCAACGATCCTTTTTTATCTAGCTAGCATTTGGGAATATTACCTAAAAAGTGGAGTTAATTCGGAGGCATGGTTTCTCCGATCATTTTTTAAACTATCTGCTCAAGGATACGCAATTTTGTTCGTATTATCCATCCTCGCATTTTCTAAGAGTATCGCACTTCCCAGTAGAGTATCTGGGTTAGTCAAAATATTGGCTGCTTACTCATTCCCTATATATATCCTGGATTCGACAGTAGTGAAATATGTCTTGTTAGTGTTTTATAAGTTTATTGACCCGGTAAATCCGCTGTTGAAGCTCGGCTTTTTAGTTACGGGGACTTTGTTAGGTTGTTGGGCGATTATTTACCTGTTGGAAAAAGTTTTGCCCAAAAATTACAGGCAGTACATTTTGGGAATTTAA
- a CDS encoding glycosyltransferase yields the protein MDRVSIIIPALNEATCLERTLRQLSILNPPAWEVLVVDGGSQDDTAAIALSAATRVISSSIAGRSLQMNLGAQVATGEILCFLHADTLVPDDLVAVIQKTLSDAEISGGGFISLMAGSQQTRWGFSLHNYLKTYYAPLLFRPHLFFQGLRLLFGDQVIFCRRTDFWECEGFDAALPIMEEADLCLKLVRRGRLKLVNRVVESSDRRVANWGEFKAIAIYLSIGFLWGFGVSPRYLKQFYEDIR from the coding sequence ATGGATCGCGTTTCTATTATCATCCCAGCCCTCAACGAAGCGACTTGTCTGGAACGCACCCTCCGCCAACTCAGCATTCTCAATCCTCCCGCTTGGGAAGTGTTGGTGGTAGACGGCGGCAGTCAAGACGACACAGCGGCGATCGCACTTTCCGCCGCCACCCGCGTTATTTCTAGCAGTATAGCCGGACGATCCCTGCAAATGAACTTAGGTGCTCAAGTCGCCACCGGTGAAATTCTGTGCTTTCTGCACGCCGATACTTTAGTTCCCGATGACCTTGTAGCAGTCATCCAGAAAACATTGTCCGATGCCGAAATTTCCGGCGGCGGATTTATCTCCCTTATGGCTGGTTCGCAGCAAACAAGATGGGGTTTTTCCCTCCACAATTACCTGAAAACTTATTACGCGCCGCTGTTATTTCGACCTCATTTATTTTTTCAAGGATTGCGCCTGCTGTTTGGCGACCAAGTTATTTTTTGTCGCCGTACCGATTTTTGGGAATGCGAGGGTTTCGATGCTGCGCTGCCAATTATGGAGGAAGCGGATTTGTGTCTGAAGTTAGTGCGACGGGGGAGACTTAAGTTAGTCAATCGGGTAGTAGAAAGTAGCGATCGTCGAGTTGCGAATTGGGGCGAGTTTAAAGCTATTGCGATCTATCTTTCGATTGGTTTTTTGTGGGGTTTTGGCGTTTCCCCAAGGTATCTCAAGCAGTTTTATGAAGACATCCGCTGA
- the ubiG gene encoding 3-demethylubiquinone-9 3-O-methyltransferase — translation MQKTEVKNDLEFYDENADNWWDENAKIYALYHLNKPRFEFFDRHATNWRGLKTLDVGCGGGFSCEFMAERGAIVSGIDRSEKCIVAAQNHAVTNGFEIDYRQGFAENMPYDDNTFDVVICVDVLEHVADYKKVVSEVHRILKPGGLFFFDTINRTFSSQIVMIGLMENILQEIRRGVHDWEKFITPEELCVVMQDIGFGNIQIKGFDMFGEIGAMLAEMHRFWENFTRGKQVFPSAGILKQVSQTLTSNLANYMDYKKSGLFKIKINEDQSIMYVGVGAKN, via the coding sequence GTGCAGAAAACAGAAGTAAAAAATGATTTAGAATTTTATGATGAAAATGCCGATAATTGGTGGGACGAAAATGCTAAAATTTATGCATTATACCATCTAAACAAACCCAGATTTGAGTTTTTCGACAGACACGCAACTAATTGGCGAGGGCTGAAAACCTTAGATGTCGGATGCGGCGGCGGCTTTTCGTGCGAGTTTATGGCCGAGAGAGGTGCTATTGTTTCTGGAATAGATCGATCGGAGAAATGTATTGTAGCAGCTCAAAATCACGCAGTTACCAACGGTTTTGAGATTGACTACAGGCAAGGTTTTGCCGAAAATATGCCCTACGACGACAATACCTTTGATGTTGTAATCTGCGTGGATGTTTTGGAACACGTGGCCGATTACAAAAAAGTTGTTTCTGAGGTTCACAGGATTCTCAAGCCTGGGGGACTGTTCTTTTTTGATACAATCAACCGAACTTTTTCCTCGCAAATTGTGATGATTGGACTGATGGAAAATATTTTGCAGGAGATTAGGCGGGGCGTTCACGATTGGGAAAAATTTATTACCCCGGAGGAACTATGTGTGGTAATGCAGGATATTGGTTTTGGCAATATTCAAATTAAAGGTTTTGATATGTTTGGCGAAATTGGCGCTATGTTAGCCGAGATGCACAGGTTTTGGGAAAATTTTACACGCGGAAAGCAGGTGTTTCCTTCGGCGGGTATTTTAAAACAAGTATCTCAAACTCTAACATCTAATCTAGCTAACTATATGGATTACAAAAAGTCTGGGTTGTTTAAAATTAAAATTAATGAGGATCAGTCGATTATGTATGTTGGCGTTGGGGCGAAGAATTAG
- a CDS encoding alpha/beta hydrolase → MPASFLPKSIAQLTESTSIALAQSIQRQAITTPLSPGPIATTYVRQGSGNTPILLIHGFDSSLFEFRRLLPLLAAENETWAVDLLGFGFTERSAGLAFSARAIESHLYYFWKTLISQPVILVGASMGGAAAIDFTLNYPEAVKQLVLIDSAGFAISSNKGKFLIPPLGYLATSFLRNPKIRQRISVNAYFDKNLASQDAQTCAALHLEMPNWNQALIAFTKSGGYGGFGEKLSQIQQPTLILWGKQDRILGTADAEKFARAIANSQLIWIPDCGHVPHLEKPQTTAQHILEFITKSGLRQKN, encoded by the coding sequence ATGCCAGCAAGCTTTCTCCCAAAATCGATCGCACAACTCACAGAATCTACCTCAATTGCCTTAGCCCAAAGCATTCAACGACAGGCAATTACAACTCCCCTATCTCCTGGGCCAATTGCCACAACCTACGTGCGCCAAGGCAGCGGCAACACACCAATTTTGCTAATTCACGGCTTCGACAGTTCCTTGTTTGAATTCCGCCGCCTGTTGCCACTGCTGGCTGCCGAAAATGAAACTTGGGCGGTTGATTTGTTGGGTTTTGGCTTTACAGAAAGATCGGCAGGTTTGGCATTCAGCGCGAGGGCAATTGAAAGTCACCTTTACTATTTTTGGAAAACGCTAATTTCGCAGCCTGTAATCTTAGTTGGTGCTTCAATGGGAGGTGCAGCCGCAATTGACTTCACTCTCAATTATCCCGAAGCTGTGAAACAATTAGTGTTAATAGATAGCGCAGGTTTTGCCATCAGTTCTAATAAGGGAAAGTTTTTAATTCCTCCTTTAGGATATTTAGCAACTTCATTTTTACGCAATCCCAAAATTCGCCAGCGAATTAGCGTCAATGCTTATTTCGATAAAAATTTGGCTTCTCAAGACGCTCAAACTTGTGCTGCTTTGCACTTGGAAATGCCCAACTGGAATCAAGCTTTAATTGCGTTTACCAAAAGCGGCGGTTACGGAGGTTTCGGGGAAAAATTATCGCAAATTCAGCAGCCGACGCTGATTTTGTGGGGAAAACAAGACCGGATTTTGGGGACGGCGGATGCGGAAAAGTTTGCAAGGGCGATCGCAAATTCTCAACTAATTTGGATACCCGACTGCGGGCACGTTCCCCACTTAGAAAAGCCACAGACTACCGCGCAGCATATTTTAGAATTCATCACAAAAAGCGGACTCAGGCAAAAAAATTAA
- a CDS encoding DUF4079 domain-containing protein gives MNLPSFLWLWKIAAWSMGVSLLAYLLLAVTGTWMFATRSTKQPRPKWLRPFHLATGAGMATLVILLLGIGVVGTLGYYGNLGHSAHLPAGLAVVALVLVSVGSGLQIGPKHPWARPLHIGTNLALFGGFVTVLLTGWTIVQKYLPKV, from the coding sequence ATGAATCTGCCTTCTTTCTTGTGGTTGTGGAAAATAGCGGCTTGGTCAATGGGTGTTTCCCTGTTGGCTTACCTGTTGCTGGCCGTTACTGGAACGTGGATGTTTGCCACTAGGAGTACCAAACAACCGCGCCCAAAATGGCTGCGTCCCTTTCATTTAGCCACTGGTGCGGGGATGGCGACTTTGGTAATTTTACTGCTGGGAATTGGTGTAGTCGGTACGCTAGGATACTACGGCAATTTGGGTCACTCGGCTCATTTACCGGCGGGGTTAGCTGTTGTGGCTTTGGTGTTGGTTTCTGTTGGAAGCGGGCTGCAAATTGGCCCTAAACATCCTTGGGCGCGCCCCCTGCATATCGGCACTAATTTGGCCTTGTTTGGGGGATTTGTGACTGTGTTGCTCACAGGATGGACGATAGTACAAAAGTATTTGCCGAAAGTTTGA
- a CDS encoding glycosyltransferase — translation MKTVNLLNVSIDNLSITELFEKLDGEGGVVFTPNVDHLIKLQYDRDFYEAYNTSTYRVCDSQILMYASKFLGTPLKEKISGSDLFPAFYMYHKDNEKIKIFLLGAAEGIAKKAQEKINQKIGRQIVVEALSPSFGFEKNEEECEKIIDEINKSGATVLAIGVGAPKQEKWLVKYRSKLTHVKIFLAVGATIDFEAGCKARAPKWMSEVGIEWAYRLLSEPRRLWKRYLIEGLPFFRLILEQKLGFYKMPFMESKTSNLKWEGGS, via the coding sequence ATGAAAACAGTTAATTTATTGAATGTCTCGATAGATAACTTGTCAATCACAGAGTTGTTTGAAAAACTCGACGGCGAAGGTGGTGTCGTATTTACGCCCAATGTAGACCACTTGATTAAGTTGCAGTATGACCGCGACTTCTATGAAGCTTACAATACATCTACTTATAGAGTCTGCGACAGTCAAATATTGATGTATGCCTCCAAGTTTTTGGGTACTCCTCTCAAAGAGAAAATTTCTGGTTCGGATTTGTTTCCGGCATTTTATATGTATCACAAAGATAACGAGAAGATTAAAATATTTTTGCTAGGAGCTGCTGAAGGTATAGCTAAGAAAGCCCAAGAAAAAATTAACCAAAAAATTGGGAGACAAATAGTAGTTGAAGCACTTTCTCCTTCTTTTGGCTTTGAAAAAAATGAAGAAGAATGTGAAAAAATAATTGACGAGATAAATAAATCAGGAGCTACAGTTCTCGCCATAGGAGTGGGAGCGCCCAAGCAAGAGAAGTGGTTGGTTAAATACAGGAGCAAATTAACACACGTCAAAATATTCTTAGCCGTAGGTGCAACCATTGATTTTGAAGCTGGTTGCAAAGCAAGAGCTCCCAAATGGATGAGCGAAGTCGGCATAGAATGGGCGTACCGACTGTTAAGTGAACCGAGAAGGTTGTGGAAAAGATATTTGATTGAAGGTTTGCCTTTTTTCCGATTAATCTTAGAACAAAAATTGGGGTTTTATAAAATGCCTTTCATGGAGAGCAAAACCAGCAATCTAAAATGGGAAGGTGGCTCCTAA